A single region of the Desmonostoc muscorum LEGE 12446 genome encodes:
- a CDS encoding TIGR03643 family protein: protein MKLPNLDLETIDRIIEMAWEDRTPMDVIETQFGLQEKQVIALMRQQMKESSFRMWRERVTKRKTKHLFKREFIAGRFKSQNQKS from the coding sequence ATGAAGTTACCAAACCTTGATCTCGAAACTATTGATCGCATCATTGAAATGGCATGGGAAGATAGAACACCAATGGATGTTATTGAAACTCAGTTTGGGCTACAAGAGAAACAGGTAATTGCCTTAATGCGGCAGCAAATGAAAGAATCCAGTTTCCGTATGTGGCGAGAGCGAGTTACCAAACGCAAGACAAAACATTTATTTAAGCGAGAGTTTATTGCAGGTAGGTTTAAGTCACAAAATCAAAAATCATGA